The genomic stretch GAGTTGATGACTACAGTTTCATCCGAGAATCTTTCATTCCTAAAAATCCCCGCAAGGGGACTGAAACCCGTTGGCTAACTATGCCGGTTAGCACCCCCTTAATCTTTCATTCCTAAAAATCCCCGCAAGGGGACTGAAACATCGTCAAGCGCCCCCTTGAGCTTAGCTGCTTCCTTACTTTCATTCCTAAAAATCCCCGCAAGGGGACTGAAACTCAGTATCCCAGATAGTATCCCCGATGTAGTTAGTCTCTTTCATTCCTAAAAATCCCCGCAAGGGGACTGAAACAAAAAGAGTCTCCGTATCGGTCTATCGGATCCTCTATACTTTCATTCCTAAAAATCCCCGCAAGGGGACTGAAACAAGAGAAAGAAGATTACGTGAATACTCTTGTAATGCTTTCATTCCTAAAAATCCCCGCAAGGGGACTGAAACAGCTAGATAAAGCTAGATAGAGCGGGGGGCACCCTCTTTCATTCCTAAAAATCCCCGCAAGGGGACTGAAACTAAATACCTAAGTTTATCTTGTTGTAGAGTCTATACTTTCATTCCTAAAAATCCCCGCAAGGGGACTGAAACGCTCATCTATATACGTGGGCATACCTAGCTAAGCAACCTTTCATTCCTAAAAATCCCCGCAAGGGGACTGAAACTGGATACAACTTTACTCTCCCTACGAACAGATACGCTTTCATTCCTAAAAATCCCCGCAAGGGGACTGAAACTCTCTTTCCACTTCCTAATATCTTTCTCAAAAACTTTCATTCCTAAAAATCCCCGCAAGGGGAGTGAAACTCCTTTAACCGCCCCTGCTGTTGCGCGGGCAATTGTTGAGCTTTCATTCCTAAAAATCCCCGCAAGGGGACTGAAACGAAAACTTCTGGTATTTAATCCGTGAGTTTTAGCGTACTTTCATTCCTAAAAATCCCCGCAAGGGGACTGAAACTCTCATGACTAGTACTACCGCTGAATACTCTATCTGGTCTTTCATTCCTAAAAATCCCCGCAAGGGGACTGAAACCCCACAGCAGCCGGAAGCTTGGCAGCGGGGCGTTGCCTTTCATTCCTAAAAATCCCCGCAAGGGGACTGAAACCAAGGCCCCATCAATTCTGTCTCGATTGAAGCCGAGACACTTTCATTCCTAAAAATCCCCGCAAGGGGACTGAAACTTGGCAAGCCTGACCGTATTATGTAGCCTTTGACAATCTTTCATTCCTAAAAATCCCCGCAAGGGGACTGAAACTCTTCGGAACTCGGGAGGCGACTGTGCCAGGATTTTATCTTTCATTCCTAAAAATCCCCGCAAGGGGACTGAAACCGTTAAAGCGATAGAGAGACATCTATGGAATTTGTACTTTCATTCCTAAAAATCCCCGCAAGGGGACTGAAACTTATAGCTTGGGGCAATTATTGGTTTAGTTTATTTTTCTTTCATTCCTAAAAATCCCCGCAAGGGGACTGAAACAGGCCCTCCCCCAAACGGGGGCTGTGGTCCCGGCCAACTTTCATTCCTAAAAATCCCCGCAAGGGGACTGAAACTTGATTTTCATCTTTATGTAGTTGTGTTCCTTTTCTATTCTTTCATTCCTAAAAATCCCCGCAAGGGGACTGAAACAAGCAGTTATTTTTGCAAAAACAACGCAGAATAACCCTTTCATTCCTAAAAATCCCCGCAAGGGGACTGAAACTAGTATGCTGGTTAATATTTCAGGTGCCATCGATGGCACTTTCATTCCTAAAAATCCCCGCAAGGGGACTGAAACCAGAGCGTGACTGGCGGGAATAACAAGACCGTGCAACTTTCATTCCTAAAAATCCCCGCAAGGGGACTGAAAAAGTGGTAAGGGAATAGTACGAATGTTACCATTATCTGGTTTACTCTTTCATTCCTAATACCGTTTCCTGAAAAATCTGCAAAAAATAATTGGGGTCTTTTTGTAGGGACACTCGCGAACCCCCCCTACCAGGGGAATCGGGCAATCCAAAAAAAAACATTGTTTTTCAGAAATGGTATAAATCCAGTTAATCACTCCCTTCAAAACTTTGGTCTAGCCACCAATGAAATTGGGTAAGACCACGAATTAACTCCTGTTGAGAACAAAGTTGCTTTCATTGAAATGAAATCCCTATGGAAAATCAGTTTCATATTAGGTAAAACGCCCTGATAACATCCACTTAGTGGAAAAACTCTTGGAAGGGAAACATTAGATCTACCAATGAAAAATCAGCACCATCACATACCAGATAAAGATGAAAGGACGTGGGCAAGCTTATCGCACCTTGGCTTTATCGCTACCCTAGTGGTTCCATATGGCAACCTGATTGTCCCGCTTATTATCTGGATCGTTTATAAAGACCGCTCTTCCTACATAGATTACCACGCCAAGGAAGCCCTGAACTTTCAAATAACCCTCTCCATAGGATTGACGATTGGCTTTATTCTTGTTTTTGTTGTTATCGGTATCTTTCTACTCTTGATTCTTGGGCTGCTTGGATTAATTTTTGCAATTATCGCTGCCGTCCAGGCCAACAAAGGAGAATACTACAAGTACCCATTCAACCTGCGCTTGATTGAGTAAGGTAGTAAGTTCTCATAGGCTGTACGATCGATGTGGAAGGGCAGATGTCAGCCTGGATGTGGCTTTTAGCCGTAGCCGAGTTTCTATTCAGCGAGTGGAGACTTTTTCTCAATCAATTATCAATTGTCAACGAAGCGCCGTACCTTCCCATAAGCTAGATAACTGCCTCCATGACTTGCTTCCTCCACCTTATCGACCACATACAACATCCCCTCAACCCGAATCGTTTGCGGGAAACGCACGTTATAGTCTGGATTGTAGCCCTCAGACACCACTCGCGCCCGTAATTTTTTCCCCTCACGAACGCATTGAATTAACACACCTCCCCCTACCGTATCCGTCGTTTCTAGTTCCTGCCAGGATCCCGTAGCTTTTACCAATGGAAGTTTTTTTGGTAACAACAGGCGGCGAATTTTGCCCAAAGGACGGTAGAACTTGCCATTGCTGGACAACTGCACCCCATCCACCACATAAGTCTCTCCAGCTTCCCGAATACTGCGCGGAAATTGCACATTGAGTTCGGGATTGTACCCCTCAGAAATTACCCGAACTCGCAGTTTCCCCGATATCTTCTCGCAGCGTAACAAAACCCCGTTTGTGGCTTCTGTTAGGGGGTCCACTTCCTCAGTCTGGCCGCTCGATTTTATAGGATTGCGATCGCAAGATCCCTCTTCTCCATCCCCCAACAAAACCTGATGCCGTTGTTTGTAAGTTATTGTTCCTGCACCGTCAACATAAGTATAGCGATTCAGATAGCCAAAATAGTCTTTTCCTTCTCTAATAAAGACCTCACTAGAGCGGCCAAACTGCCATCGGTTAAACCCTGCATTAAAGCCAAATCGTTCGGTATGTTTCCCATCAACCCAAACGATTCTCTGAAATTGTCCATTTTTGAACGAAAGGCGCGCTCCTTGGTTATGGCGAGTATATTGGCTCAAATAATGAAATTCAACCTCCTCCGCCGGAATGGTTTCCTCTCCCTCACCTTGAAGTAATGAGGGGTCGTAGGTGAAAAATCCAGTAAATTGACGGCCGGTTAGCGAGCCTGAAAGAATATTTACAATAAAGTCGTAAGTAATTTTTCCTGGTGGTTCTTTTTTGGGTTGCACCGTTCTCGTCTCCTCCTAATACTACGATATGTTAAGGAAATGGGTAGACATAATAATGAGAATTTCCATTCAATTAGGGTCTCCAGCGAGTGGAAACTCTTTGTATCCTAATTTTAGACGAAAATTGACGGGACCAAGGTTTCCATTCAATTAGGGTCTCCAGCGAGTGGAAGCACCGATCGCACGTGCCTTGACTCCAAATTTTAACTCTTGTCTCCATTCAAGTCTCCACTTGCTGGATAAACCAGGAAGCTGCAACGCGAGTGGGAGAACTAGAAACCTTCCCAGCACCAGCCGTACCAGTTAATAAGAATAATAATAAAAGCTGGAGCGATCGCATAAAAAGTAAATTTTTAGAATGTAAAAGTAAGAACAACGATCGCGTTGGGTAGCGATCGCATTCTGCCCACCTTTCACCTACAATTAGAATGGAACTCAAAAGCGCGATCGCAACGGATGAAGCCATAGCTACCACTTGAATTGAAGCCTTGGGGGAAGCCGAAAATAACGATCGTAGCGATCGAACGACCAATGAATAAAATTATGGTATCGTCTATTCTCCTTGAGCCTCACCCCCTACAAATAATGCTAGTCGGGCAATTAAGTTCCCTACAAATACTAGGATTGTTGATAATTATCATTCCTGCAATCCTAGTCCTAGACGGTTATAGATTGTTACAATATTTCAATAAAATTCATGACTCGAATTCCCGTCCCCCTTTATCCCTTATTCATCCCCTAATCGAAAAATTTGCCCTGTCTTCACCTCCTTCTCTTGCTCCAACCGGATATCATTGCTATCACTATGATTCTGGTAAACCTTACCAAACCGACCAACTCAATAAACGGGATAAAATTGGACTGGTAACATTGACCAGCTTTATTTTTGTTGCGTTAGTACTCACTAACTATTGGATCCCCCATATTGAGGTGTTTTTTAGTACCATTTTTTCTGCACTAGCATTTTATGCCATGCTGCGATGGGGAATTCGAGCTAACTTTACCTATCAAGCCAATTTCCAATCCAGTTTATTTATTTTGTTCTGCTCTTTTCTTCTGGGACATTTTGCAAGTCGTCAGATGGTCAGTATTTCCCCTTCCTTACTCTCTACCAGCACCAGTGTAGGAATAAAACTTGGGGTTAATTTTGTCCTATTACCCATTTTCCTCAGTGGCGTTTTAGCACATCTATTGCGACTTTTTATAAATAAATCTTCCCAAGATTCGGGGCATTCAGAAATTTACTGTGCGAGTTGTCAACACCCCATGCAATCTGTTGCCGAGAATACCCTGTCAAATTATTTGACGCAAGCTCAAAATGATGCTGTGAAGGGAAATAGCAAACGCTTTGAAGCTTTATATTGTCCTCATTGTTATCCAAACCCAACGCCACGCACAATTCATCTATTGGAATATGAAAAATCTGCTCCCGGAACATCTCGCCATCGCCGCTCTCACACATCCCGTCGTCGCTCTCGCACATCTGGGGGGAGTTCAGTAGGAGGAAATGGAGGTAATGGGGATGGGGATACTTAACGTGTCCCCTATTTTTGCCAGGTTTCGCTTTAGAAATTTTGTAAGGTGGATCAATAAACAACGATTAACAAGGATAATTGGCAAACTGACTGCTAGAACCGCCATCAAAATTACAATTTTATCAATTGAAATTCCCTCTGTAGGGTGAATTCGCAAATCGATCCTACAAAATTTTCGTCGTCTATACACATCGAATTTGGTATCGATCGATATAATAGCGAGTTTCTATAAACAGAGTTCCCCAGCACAGGAGAACTCCTAGATTTTAGCATTCCCAACAAACGGTATTTCTAGAAACCGCTAGCGTTACTCTACCGGTTGGCTGGGATATTCAAACGTCCACTGTACGGTGAAAGGTTCCCACCAAGATGGTACCCCTGTTTCCTCATCGGCATGGCGGAAAAACCCTTGAGCCGAAGGCGGCGTCAGGTAATAAGTAAGGCGGTATGTTCCCGGACCGTTCATGGGCACATTATTGGCATAGTGGGGTCCGTCTTGAGCAACCATGGGCAACATGGTTCCCGTATGCTGCCAATCGCTGCCAACTTTCTCAATCGTATAGTTGCAGGTGAGATAGGGAACCCAAGCTCCCGCTGGAAATCCTTGCTGGTTGTTCTCAGTTGCCGCAACATCACACTCCAGATGGATGGTATTGTCTCGGGGTGGGATAGGAGGCTCCGGTTCCATTTCGATGGCTTTTAGATAAAATGCACCTACTTCCAGACCGTTCTTTTGCACGGGTTCGCCAATATAGAACTCACTGGCTTGGGCAACATTGGTAAAGGTGAATAGGGAACTGCTTCCCACGGCAATTGCGAGTGCAGTTCGGAAAAATCCCATAATAACCTCCATTCCATTGACTATATGTCTCATCATTTCACAACTGCATTGTAATTGCAAATTGTTCTCTTTAAGCATTCATTCCATTCATTGGTCGGGACATGCACAAGTCCCATAAAAAAATTGATTTCATTATCGATTGGGATGCATAATTGCAAATTATTTTCTTTAATGTTGGTGCCATGAGAGTCTTCTAGAACCTCCAACCAGTGGAGGGTTTTTTATCCTGGTCCTCTAAATAAGTGGTACAGGCAAAAGCCAATGGCAAGGGATAATTACTTGTTTTCTTGAAGTTATTTGAAAACTTTGACGAGGAATAATAATTTACGTAACAAAAACGAGATAGGTCCCGAAAATTTGCTACTGCGCGGATAAAATAAGTGTAATCGCGATCGCTTTTCCCATCTTCTAGTGAGGATTTAGGGTCGCTTTTCATTCAAAGAGGAACCAAATTATGGGATTATTTGACCGAGTATCTGGAACCCGACGGACGACCGAATCCAATTTCAGTCCTGCCGAAGCCTATGCTGCCATTATGCTGGTTGCTGTCGCCTCCGATGGTTATTTGTCTGACGACGAAGCTCAGGGGCTGTCTACTTCTTTGAGCAGAATGCAGCTGTTCAGAAGCTATCCTGGCGATGTCACCCGCAAAATGTTCGATCGCTTGTTGTCTATCCTTCAACGTCAAGGAATAAAAGATCTGCTCAACATGGCACTAGCAGTACTTCCGCACGACCTGTACGAAACGGCTTTTGCCATGGCCACCGACTTGGTCTTAGCAGATGGTGAGGTGACTCAAAAAGAAGAGGAACTTCTCAACGACCTCCATCGCGCTTTAGAAATTCCAGAAGAAGAAGCAATTAAAATTATTGATGTCATGGTAATCAAAAACCGAGGATAGATTTTCATCTCCTAAAATTGCCGCGATCGCTTCTTTTAGAATAACAAGTAAGCGATCGCTTTTTTACCAAAAGCGAAACCAAAAACTTGCAAAATACAAACTTCAATCCAGCAACGAACTCAATCTGTACAGCCAATGTGGTTCTTTGGTAAATAAAGCATTAAACTGAGTGATTGACCTTCCTAAATTGACAAGAAATTGCGAGAATATAACAATTGGTAGTGCGACAATAATCTGGATAACCGGTAGTTGATATTCCTTTTTATAAATATTTATCTGTTTTAAGAAATAGGAATATTTATGTTTGATTCTCTGCCAAATAGGTTTCTTTTGGTATGCAGGCGTTTGATTTGTTTGCGTTACGGAATAAACTACTTGTTCTGTTGTTTTTGGGCAAGATTCTAAATTATTTTTATTTTGTTCCTGGGGGATAGATAAATAACGATCCAACCAATAATTGTCATGTCCCATAATTAAGAAGCGAAAGAAATAATAAGTTATATTTTGCGGTGGTAAGTGGCAAGCTCTGGCCATTTTATTCAACCAAATTTCATGCCCATTGGCGGTAATGAAGCGAGCGTGAACGCTGCAAATTCCTCTGAAAAGTTTTAGCTGGTCAGGTAAAGGATTTTGCAAGAGAAAATTCCGTTTGAAAGCCACGTTGTTAAAGTAATAAAGATTGCTTTTCACTAATGTTCGATCGCTTTGGCTCCTGTGTAGAATATAATTAACTGCGATCGCTAAAGAATATATCCCTTTCACATCAATAACAGTTTCTCCCCTGACGATTTCTATATCGGGGTGGTTGGCAAACGTGTGGAGTATCGTTTCCAACCATTGCCGGTTGTAAACACAATCGGAATCGCAAAAAACAACAATCTCTCCTGTAGCTTTCTCTGCTAGTAAATTTTTAGCCTGATAGTAGGTTGTTTCCCGCTCTAAATCGATACACTGAAGATTGGGAATGAGCGTTTTAATGGATGCAAGGATTTTTTCAGGAATAAGGCCATTATTACCGATAATAACTTCCGTTGCTGTTGTTATGCTGACTGTTTGATTCAACAGGGAATCAAGCATATTTTGAATTTCTTGCGGATCGCAGCTTGTTAAATTTTCAGATTCGATAATTAAACTAAAAGATGGTAAATTCATGGGTTGCCTCCTGGTTGCATATGGTTTTGAAAATTTAGCAAGATTTCCAGCTATATTGGGTGCATTACGCCAAAATAAATCGCAATAGTGTAATGGGTTTTAAGCTACTTCAAGCGACTGAGATTTTATATGATTCTTTAGCTAGTCGGAAAATTTTACCCCAAAGAATGGAATAAAGAAATGATAGGTTTTGAATTGGTAGACACGCAGCATAGCATCGTATTCTAAAAGATAGCGATCGCATTTCAGCCACTTACCACACCCTTATAATGATGGATGCTTTAAATTGATATTTTGCAGAGATTTATGAAAACAGCAAAAGTTTGCCTAGAGCGCAATCTTCTGCATTATACTCTATAAAAGCAGAAACCAGACTTTTTTGTTGAAAACTTTAAGAAACTACTGAGTTATTTAAAAATTTTGTAAAGCCATTGTATCCATTCTGGCTAGCATTTCATAAAAACGCGATCGCCTTCAATATTGTCTAGTTTTTGTATTAAGGAAATCTTTAAATGTTATGTCTGGCAAAACTTTATAAAAACGGTATCCAATGAGATGCCAACAGACCTGGAATTGAACTTCCATACCATACCCCGGATAGAGGCAAGGAAGCGTATTTACGTGTAAACCGCCAATTTCTGGCTTGCCTTCTTCACTAGATAGTTAATTATATTGAGATAACTATTCGTTGCTTGACGTTTAGACATTAGACTAGTATAATGCAGTTTAATTATTTACGTAATAATACAACTGTCTTGGTATCAGATTCATAATTTCATTAAACTAAACCGGGAGATCGATAAAATATGCTTGACTTAACAGTTGCTATTCGTGCCTACAACGCAGCGGCTCGATTGCCAGAAATTCTAAACAAACTAAAGATCCAAGTTGGTACAGAAGTAATAGATTGGGAAATTATTGTAATTGATAACAATAGCCGCGATAATACAGCGCAAGTTATCCAAGAGTACCAATTTACCTGGAATGAAAGGTTCCCTCTCAAGTATTTTCTAGAAACCAAGCAAGGTTCGTCCATTGCTAGAAGAACGGCTATGGAAAAAGCAAGGGGTTCTTGGGTAGCGTTTCTTGACGATGATAATTTACCTGCCTCTGACTGGGTAGCCAAAGCATATTCTTTTAGTAAATCTTATCCCCAACTTGGTGCCTATGGGGGACAAATTCACGGAGAATTTGAGGTGGAACCCCCTCGCAATTTTTGGAAAATTGCTGCTTATTTAGCCATTGTAGAGCGCGGTCAAAAACCTTTTCGCTACAGCCAAGTATTACCGCCAGGAGCTGGGATCGTCATTTCAAAAAAGGCATGGTTGGATAGTGTTCCTCAGACATTGTTCCTTGTTGGTCCGGAAGGAAAATCTTTACATTCTAAAGGAGAAGACATGGAATTTCTAGCTTGCTTGCAGAACTCCGGATGGGAAATCTGGTACAATCCTGAAATGCATATTACCCACAAAATACCTTCTTGGAGATTGGAACGAGAGTATTTAATTTCTTTAATCGTTGGTTCGGGATTGAATAGATTTCATATTCGGATGATACGATTGCGCCCTTGGCAAAGACTTTTGGCTTTTTTTCCCTACTTGATTTACGATTTCCAAAAAGCTTTATTATATTTTATCAAAAACTTTGCCCTACTCAAAACGGACACCACGACCGCTTGCGAAATGGCACTCCTTCTGAGTATTTTCATAAGTCCTTTTTATCTTTGGAAAAAATGGATTGAGCAAAAGGTAAAATCTATGGCGACCAATATGGTAGCGAAAAAATCAGAATTGATCCCATGAAAAGCAGCGATACTCGCTGTTTGTCGGAGGTCGGCTATTTCCCTTCCTTGATTTCTTTGGGCAACTTGAGAATAGCGCCCAGATGGTTACAATTAGAACCATAAATGTCCCCTTTGGGAGGTCGTCTCCATGTCCAGCCATATCGACGAAGCCAACCAACCCCGCATGGTCGATGTTGGCGACAAAGCAGCCACCGCACGCACCGCCAAAGCGCGCAGCCGCATTGTCGTTGGCAATGACGTGATGGCCATGTTGGAAGACAACGAACTTCACAGCAAAAAAGGCCCCGTCTTACAAACCGCCATTATCGCTGGTACGATGGCTTGCAAGCGTACCTCCGAATTCATTCCCTTCTGCCACCCGCTACCCATCGAAGACTGCAGCATCGACATTGCCGTCGATCGCGAAAACCAAGCCATTGTTATCGATTGTACCGTCAAAGTCCATCACAAAACTGGCGTGGAAATGGAAGCACTGACCGGTGCCAGCATTGCCGCTTTGACGATTTATGATATGTGCAAGTCCGTTACCCACACCATGGTGATTGAAGAAACCAAATTATTGGAAAAATACGGAGGCAAAAGCGATGTCAACCTGCCGACAACCTAATTATCGCTGGCCGCGTTCTTTTTACTACAATCCCTTTGAACTGGCTATCGTGGGTAGCGAACCGGAACGTTGCCGGCAAATCGCGCGATCGCTCGCGCAGTATCGGTGGCACCACCTAGGGGAACGCATGGCGGTGGTCGATTGCACCTATCAGAGCGCACCTGCAACCCCTCACGCCTCACCCCCGGAACTGCAATACACCACCAGTGGCTTTCACCTCCACCGACACG from Geitlerinema sp. PCC 9228 encodes the following:
- a CDS encoding DUF4870 domain-containing protein; this encodes MKNQHHHIPDKDERTWASLSHLGFIATLVVPYGNLIVPLIIWIVYKDRSSYIDYHAKEALNFQITLSIGLTIGFILVFVVIGIFLLLILGLLGLIFAIIAAVQANKGEYYKYPFNLRLIE
- a CDS encoding iron transporter encodes the protein MMRHIVNGMEVIMGFFRTALAIAVGSSSLFTFTNVAQASEFYIGEPVQKNGLEVGAFYLKAIEMEPEPPIPPRDNTIHLECDVAATENNQQGFPAGAWVPYLTCNYTIEKVGSDWQHTGTMLPMVAQDGPHYANNVPMNGPGTYRLTYYLTPPSAQGFFRHADEETGVPSWWEPFTVQWTFEYPSQPVE
- a CDS encoding tellurite resistance TerB family protein, with the protein product MGLFDRVSGTRRTTESNFSPAEAYAAIMLVAVASDGYLSDDEAQGLSTSLSRMQLFRSYPGDVTRKMFDRLLSILQRQGIKDLLNMALAVLPHDLYETAFAMATDLVLADGEVTQKEEELLNDLHRALEIPEEEAIKIIDVMVIKNRG
- a CDS encoding glycosyltransferase family A protein; the encoded protein is MNLPSFSLIIESENLTSCDPQEIQNMLDSLLNQTVSITTATEVIIGNNGLIPEKILASIKTLIPNLQCIDLERETTYYQAKNLLAEKATGEIVVFCDSDCVYNRQWLETILHTFANHPDIEIVRGETVIDVKGIYSLAIAVNYILHRSQSDRTLVKSNLYYFNNVAFKRNFLLQNPLPDQLKLFRGICSVHARFITANGHEIWLNKMARACHLPPQNITYYFFRFLIMGHDNYWLDRYLSIPQEQNKNNLESCPKTTEQVVYSVTQTNQTPAYQKKPIWQRIKHKYSYFLKQINIYKKEYQLPVIQIIVALPIVIFSQFLVNLGRSITQFNALFTKEPHWLYRLSSLLD
- the hpsE gene encoding hormogonium polysaccharide biosynthesis glycosyltransferase HpsE; translated protein: MLDLTVAIRAYNAAARLPEILNKLKIQVGTEVIDWEIIVIDNNSRDNTAQVIQEYQFTWNERFPLKYFLETKQGSSIARRTAMEKARGSWVAFLDDDNLPASDWVAKAYSFSKSYPQLGAYGGQIHGEFEVEPPRNFWKIAAYLAIVERGQKPFRYSQVLPPGAGIVISKKAWLDSVPQTLFLVGPEGKSLHSKGEDMEFLACLQNSGWEIWYNPEMHITHKIPSWRLEREYLISLIVGSGLNRFHIRMIRLRPWQRLLAFFPYLIYDFQKALLYFIKNFALLKTDTTTACEMALLLSIFISPFYLWKKWIEQKVKSMATNMVAKKSELIP
- the moaC gene encoding cyclic pyranopterin monophosphate synthase MoaC — its product is MSSHIDEANQPRMVDVGDKAATARTAKARSRIVVGNDVMAMLEDNELHSKKGPVLQTAIIAGTMACKRTSEFIPFCHPLPIEDCSIDIAVDRENQAIVIDCTVKVHHKTGVEMEALTGASIAALTIYDMCKSVTHTMVIEETKLLEKYGGKSDVNLPTT